In one Babylonia areolata isolate BAREFJ2019XMU chromosome 14, ASM4173473v1, whole genome shotgun sequence genomic region, the following are encoded:
- the LOC143290024 gene encoding uncharacterized protein LOC143290024 isoform X2, translating into MMYSLPSTSQTPSVGKENSRTGGQSVSGSRMRGSSLHPHSSSSSLPPNPRIKMPFKHDIRQPSQAQWQEPAQELKEMTMLATGHMTHMLTGGAAETSSSRKRRGHLQKGRLKPLYPVSTGGPSIRQCRGILAETRSYSASTSRTLQRRRQIVSQIKSGALSLGYKSPQPLSPAQNHGAASASPVRPVSAASSVEDLTEGPLGCWEGEAMLLNDFTAELASMEKDALLSHDLEDKEEEDTEDPRVEENYQGSAEPGPLSLQQDIGSMQNPDFATPLPPPQSQADGGAKDGTERKNEGGGGGGEAERGGTQQPGLVSPGVESSEGMVSPVNVNTASPASNNNKTMSPGANNSNNTTASPSNSNNDITTSSPGSNNNNITMASPGSNNNNITMASPGSNNNNITVASPGSNNNNITMASPGSNNNNITVASPGSNNNNITTSSPGSNNNNITMASPGSNNNNNITMASPGSNNNNNITMASPGSNNNNNNITTPGPPNPPGDENTEEHNPSPTHIADGSSGSSPAKAESPPHPTTPTPTPIPAKRPVSADVRSSSSLPLMTPPQVKARPRTAAASPKTVRFADHAHSSDGKRLPMVTANSWVVVQPDTGRKLDKRNGKERRNSKSSTAGEGCKPNSSEKRHGKDKDDEDEGENDRRSGGRAGGGGGGGGGGGGGGGGGRGGSAGKGGNSGSGSGVKTGGQGGRATQGSQSCRTSLQEAEVAPFCRGQASFPHSGAVSGSTRDHTPRICGLGSNLPLSFSFRGTSAGGSRPLQQDSVPGITEDMLPANKAYLTDQHSSENQTPHFHQSSKKLANHGSSTSFCQEHPSTISTERTNLRKPTSVPVSEKQTLSHQHDRETPVVHSCFCSKNKLQCSSDNLSDGEETSVLTGESPELRGSRGGKRPEPFDTETTQQAWPRLVVDLRRCFSSLLVL; encoded by the exons GCCCAATGGCAGGAGCCAGCCCAGGAGCTGAAGGAGATGACGATGCTGGCCACCGGTCACATGACTCACATGCTGACAGGGGGCGCTGCTGAAACCTCCTCCTCCAGAAAGCGGCGAGGACATCTGCAGAAAGGACGTCTGAAGCCGCTGTACCCGGTCAGCACCGGCGGACCTTCCATCCGGCAGTGCAGAGGCATTCTCGCAG AGACCAGATCCTACTCCGCCAGCACCAGCCGGACCCTGCAGCGTCGCCGACAGATCGTGTCGCAGATCAAGTCCGGGGCCTTGTCGCTGGGCTACAAGTCACCACAGCCACTGTCCCCTGCCCAGAATCACGGCGCGGCGTCAGCTTCCCCGGTCCGCCCAGTGTCTGCCGCGTCCAGCGTGGAGGACCTCACGGAAGGGCCGCTGGGCTGCTGGGAAGGGGAGGCAATGCTCCTGAACGACTTCACTGCTGAGCTGGCCAGCATGGAGAAAGACGCTCTGCTTTCTCATGATCT tgaagacaaagaggaggaggacactGAGGATCCAAGAGTGGAAGAGAACTATCAAGGGTCCGCAGAGCCAGGACCGCTCAGCCTGcaacaag aCATAGGGAGCATGCAGAATCCTGACTTCgccacgcccctccctccccctcaatccCAAGCGGACGGTGGAGCAAAAgacggaacagaaagaaagaatgaaggaggaggaggaggaggagaagcagagagaggaggTACCCAGCAGCCTGGCCTTGTCTCACCTGGTGTAGAGAGCTCCGAGGGAATGGTATCACCAGTTAACGTCAACACAGCATCACcagctagcaacaacaacaagacaatgtCACCAGgtgccaacaacagcaacaacacgacaGCATCACCAAGTAACAGTAACAACGACATCACGACATCATCACcaggtagcaacaacaacaacatcacgatGGCATCACcaggtagcaacaacaacaacatcacgatGGCATCACcaggtagcaacaacaacaacatcacggtGGCATCACcaggtagcaacaacaacaacatcacgatGGCATCACcaggtagcaacaacaacaacatcacggtGGCATCACcaggtagcaacaacaacaacatcacgacATCATCACcaggtagcaacaacaacaacatcacgatGGCATCACcaggtagcaacaacaacaacaacatcacgatGGCATCACcaggtagcaacaacaacaacaacatcacgatGGCATCACcaggtagcaacaacaacaacaacaacatcacgacCCCAGGACCACCCAACCCGCCAGGGGACGAAAACACAGAAgaacacaacccctcccccacacacattgccgacggcagcagcggcagcagtccTGCAAAGGCTGAGTCACCACCtcaccctaccacccccacccctacccctattcCCGCCAAACGACCGGTCAGCGCTGACGTcaggtcctcctcctccctccccctgatGACCCCACCCCAGGTCAAGGCCAGACCCCGGACAGCCGCGGCGTCCCCCAAGACTGTCCGCTTTGCCGACCACGCCCACTCCTCCGACGGGAAACGGCTGCCCATGGTCACGGCCAACAGCTGGGTGGTGGTGCAGCCGGACACAGGCAGAAAGCTGGACAAAAGGAACGGCAAAGAGCGGAGGAACTCCAAGAGCTCTACTGCGGGTGAGGGCTGCAAACCGAACAGCTCGGAGAAACGCCACGGGAAAGACAAGGACGATGAAGACGAGGGGGAGAATGACAGGAGAAGCGGTGgtagagcaggaggaggaggtggtggtggtggaggaggtggtggtggtggtggtggaggaagaggagggagcgCCGGAAAGGGCGGAAACAGCGGGTCAGGTTCCGGCGTGAAGACTGGAGGGCAGGGAGGAAGAGCGACGCAAGGTTCCCAGAGTTGCCGGACGTCCCTCCAGGAAGCGGAAGTGGCGCCATTCTGCAGGGGTCAGGCTTCCTTTCCTCACAGCGGCGCCGTCAGCGGCAGTACCCGGGACCACACACCCCGAATCTGTGGCCTCGGATCCAACCTTCCACTGTCCTTTTCCTTCAGGGGAACAAGTGCTGGTGGTAGCAGACCCCTTCAGCAGGACAGCGTGCCAGGAATTACCGAAGACATGCTCCCAGCGAACAAGGCATACTTGACCGACCAGCATTCGTCTGAGAATCAAACACCGCATTTTCATCAGTCGAGTAAAAAACTTGCGAATCATGGCAGCAGCACATCGTTCTGTCAGGAACACCCATCAACCATCAGCACGGAAAGAACGAATCTACGAAAACCCACCTCTGTCCCGGTTTCAGAAAAGCAGACCTTGAGCCACCAGCATGACAGAGAAACACCCGTCGTTCACAGCTGCTTTTGCTCGAAGAACAAGTTGCAGTGTTCATCTGACAACCTGAGTGATGGTGAAGAGACGTCAGTGTTGACAGGAGAATCCCCTGAGCTGAGGGGGAGCCGTGGTGGGAAGAGACCAGAGCCGTTTGACACTGAAACCACACAACAGGCGTGGCCCCGGCTAGTTGTGGACCTCCGGCGTTGCTTTTCCTCTTTGTTGGTTCTGTGA